A region of Actinomycetota bacterium DNA encodes the following proteins:
- a CDS encoding amino acid ABC transporter permease — protein MTARLRLLGAAGAALFLAPVAAGVYRVYGPGDFGRRVQTLKSRWEPFVNPEIAGLIWKFIGRGLLLTLQAAVVSVLLSIVFGLLLALLRLSRHKLLGLPIGKAARALAAFPASVVVQGVRSAPLFLIILYTYLAAPRLGVNLSPMAAGITALTAYTSCVMAEIIRAGILSLERGQLEAAAVLGLGYRKSLRLVVLPQALRRMAPAAVSQLVTLIKDTSLLSYITVLEVSRRLNILQQQYVNPIECFLVAGLIYFALNFSLSALGRRLEAAPGRGSPEVALRLQQVGAEDQTRPAA, from the coding sequence GTGACGGCCCGGCTGAGGCTTCTGGGGGCGGCCGGCGCCGCCCTGTTCCTGGCTCCGGTCGCGGCGGGCGTGTACCGGGTCTACGGACCCGGTGACTTCGGCAGACGCGTGCAGACCCTGAAGTCGCGGTGGGAGCCGTTCGTGAACCCAGAGATCGCCGGCCTCATCTGGAAGTTCATCGGCCGGGGACTTCTGCTGACCCTTCAGGCGGCCGTGGTCTCCGTACTGCTGTCCATCGTCTTCGGCCTGCTGCTGGCTCTGCTGAGGCTGTCCCGGCACAAGCTCCTCGGTCTCCCCATCGGAAAAGCGGCGAGAGCGCTCGCAGCGTTTCCCGCGTCGGTGGTGGTCCAGGGAGTGCGGTCGGCCCCTTTGTTCCTGATCATCCTGTACACGTACCTGGCCGCGCCGCGCCTTGGCGTCAACCTGTCGCCGATGGCCGCCGGAATCACCGCGCTGACCGCGTACACGTCGTGCGTCATGGCCGAGATCATCCGCGCGGGGATCCTTTCACTGGAACGGGGGCAGCTGGAGGCGGCGGCAGTTCTGGGCCTGGGCTACCGCAAGTCGCTGCGCCTGGTCGTGCTGCCCCAGGCCCTCAGGCGCATGGCTCCGGCAGCCGTCTCGCAGCTCGTGACGCTCATCAAGGACACGTCCCTGCTCAGCTACATCACGGTCCTGGAGGTGAGCCGGAGGCTGAACATCCTGCAGCAGCAGTACGTCAACCCGATCGAGTGCTTTCTGGTGGCCGGACTGATCTACTTCGCACTGAACTTCTCGCTTTCCGCCCTCGGGCGCCGGCTGGAGGCGGCTCCCGGACGGGGAAGTCCCGAGGTCGCCCTGCGCCTGCAGCAGGTGGGGGCCGAGGACCAGACGCGTCCGGCCGCCTGA
- a CDS encoding C2H2-type zinc finger protein, giving the protein MEKDDMPTGSFVCQCGETFGSEQELLEHGREAHGAPEAGEVEEFACPECNAVFATHELLEEHVQAHRTRQQRKSGHD; this is encoded by the coding sequence ATGGAAAAGGACGACATGCCGACGGGCTCGTTCGTTTGCCAGTGCGGGGAGACGTTCGGCAGCGAGCAGGAGCTGCTCGAGCACGGCCGTGAGGCGCATGGCGCCCCCGAGGCGGGTGAAGTGGAGGAGTTCGCGTGTCCGGAGTGCAATGCGGTGTTCGCGACCCACGAGCTCCTCGAGGAGCACGTCCAGGCCCATCGCACGAGGCAGCAGCGAAAGTCCGGCCATGACTGA
- the galE gene encoding UDP-glucose 4-epimerase GalE, with translation MTCSILVTGGAGFIGSHTCVALLEAGHHVTVLDNLSNSSAEAIRRVERLTGREVLLEEADLTDAVAVDGVMSSGRFDSVIHFAGLKAVAESTQVPLHYYANNVSGTLILLESMARHGITRLVFSSSATVYGEPASVPVTEDFPLSATNPYGRTKLMIEQILSDVTASDSGVKFISLRYFNPAGAHPSGLIGEDPLGIPNNLMPNVMQVAAGRRPALKVYGTDYPTRDGTAVRDYIHVMDLAQGHLAALDALEGVPGCVAVNLGTGRGSTVLEVIAAASRAVGADIAYETAPRRPGDVAETYADASRAERELGWRASRTLDDMCRDAWHWQSQNPGGYSA, from the coding sequence GTGACCTGCTCGATCCTGGTAACCGGGGGCGCCGGTTTCATTGGCAGCCATACATGCGTCGCCCTGCTCGAGGCCGGCCACCACGTCACGGTCCTGGACAATCTGTCCAACAGCTCCGCGGAGGCGATCCGACGTGTGGAGAGGCTCACCGGACGCGAGGTGCTTCTCGAGGAGGCGGACCTGACGGACGCCGTCGCGGTGGACGGGGTCATGTCCTCCGGGCGGTTCGATTCCGTGATCCATTTCGCCGGACTGAAGGCCGTTGCGGAGTCGACGCAGGTCCCGTTGCACTACTACGCAAACAACGTCTCCGGCACTTTGATCCTCCTGGAGTCGATGGCGCGACACGGGATCACGCGGCTCGTGTTCTCTTCATCCGCGACCGTGTACGGAGAACCCGCGTCGGTCCCCGTAACCGAGGACTTCCCACTCAGTGCGACCAACCCGTACGGCAGGACGAAGCTCATGATCGAGCAGATCCTTTCGGACGTCACCGCATCCGACTCAGGCGTGAAGTTCATCTCCTTGCGCTACTTCAACCCGGCCGGCGCCCACCCCAGCGGGTTGATCGGCGAGGACCCGTTGGGCATACCGAACAACCTCATGCCCAACGTGATGCAGGTCGCCGCGGGCCGGAGGCCGGCTCTCAAGGTGTACGGCACCGACTACCCGACCCGCGACGGGACCGCGGTGCGCGATTACATCCACGTGATGGACCTCGCTCAAGGGCACCTGGCGGCGCTGGACGCCCTCGAGGGCGTCCCGGGATGCGTTGCGGTCAACCTGGGTACGGGCCGGGGCTCAACCGTGCTGGAGGTGATCGCTGCGGCATCCAGAGCGGTGGGAGCCGACATCGCCTACGAGACAGCACCGCGCCGGCCGGGTGACGTCGCGGAGACCTACGCCGATGCCTCGAGGGCCGAGCGCGAGCTTGGCTGGCGGGCGTCCAGGACGCTGGACGACATGTGCCGCGACGCCTGGCACTGGCAGTCGCAGAACCCCGGCGGCTATAGCGCCTGA
- a CDS encoding amino acid ABC transporter ATP-binding protein gives MRQGAGSGEGRRALVELRDVHKSFGPLKVLDGVDLDVAPGETVVVIGPSGSGKSTLLRCVNGLEPVDSGAVVVDGQDVAKAGRRINAVRSQIGMVFQQFNLFPHLSALDNVTLGPVHVRGTPKARAEQEGRELLDKVGLAEKAEAYPGELSGGQQQRVAIARALAMRPKLMMFDEPTSALDPEMISEVLEVMVALSADGMTMIVVTHEMGFARGAANRVAFMDAGRIVEVAAPDDFFNAPSSERTKAFLSKILKH, from the coding sequence GTGCGACAGGGGGCGGGGTCCGGCGAAGGTCGTCGTGCGCTGGTTGAGCTTCGCGACGTCCACAAGAGCTTCGGTCCCCTGAAGGTTCTGGACGGCGTCGACCTCGACGTGGCCCCCGGCGAGACGGTCGTCGTCATCGGCCCGTCCGGGTCCGGCAAGTCGACGCTGCTGAGGTGCGTCAACGGGTTGGAGCCGGTGGACAGCGGAGCGGTGGTAGTGGACGGGCAGGACGTGGCCAAGGCCGGACGCCGGATCAACGCGGTCCGCTCCCAGATCGGGATGGTGTTCCAGCAGTTCAACCTGTTTCCCCACCTGAGCGCGCTGGACAACGTGACGCTCGGGCCCGTCCATGTGCGTGGGACGCCGAAAGCCCGGGCCGAGCAGGAGGGACGGGAGCTCCTGGACAAGGTCGGGCTGGCGGAGAAGGCGGAGGCGTACCCGGGGGAGCTGTCCGGGGGCCAGCAGCAGCGGGTGGCGATCGCGAGGGCCCTGGCGATGCGTCCGAAGCTCATGATGTTCGACGAGCCGACATCGGCGCTGGACCCCGAGATGATCTCTGAGGTGCTCGAGGTCATGGTCGCCCTGTCCGCCGACGGCATGACGATGATCGTCGTAACGCATGAGATGGGGTTCGCACGGGGGGCCGCCAACCGGGTTGCGTTCATGGATGCCGGCCGGATCGTCGAGGTGGCCGCTCCCGACGACTTTTTCAATGCCCCGTCCAGCGAGCGCACCAAGGCTTTTCTGTCCAAGATCCTCAAGCACTAG
- a CDS encoding glutamate ABC transporter substrate-binding protein yields MNRATTRCLVAGALLGLLASACGGPGDEPAERSARPTGSVQKFAEGTYMAEIQKRGTLRVGVKADIPQIGFLNPLTSQFEGFEIDIAKEIAERLGVKPEFQEAVSDNRIPFLSSDPAKVDLVLSTFTINDERRKQIDFSVVYYLAGQSLLVSKDSKIKDIKALADQKGKICTAKGSTSETNLKAAAPGAEVVLLRAYSECVQQLRNNQVEAVSTDDVILLQFIAKEPDRFKLTGGTFSREPYGVGIKKGRPEFLEFVNTVLRDIKEDGTWEEIYDRWIKKFSGKAATPPDDDARAAAPSAAPAATSSATPTPVATPPTETAAPSTPAPAPS; encoded by the coding sequence ATGAACCGAGCAACCACGCGCTGCCTCGTAGCGGGCGCATTGCTGGGCCTGCTGGCATCGGCCTGCGGCGGGCCCGGGGACGAGCCGGCCGAGCGGTCCGCTCGGCCGACGGGGTCGGTGCAGAAGTTCGCCGAAGGTACGTACATGGCCGAGATCCAGAAGCGGGGAACCTTGCGGGTCGGGGTAAAGGCCGACATCCCGCAGATCGGGTTTTTGAATCCTCTCACCAGCCAGTTCGAAGGGTTCGAGATCGACATCGCCAAGGAGATTGCCGAGCGTCTCGGCGTGAAGCCGGAGTTCCAGGAGGCCGTCTCCGACAACAGGATCCCGTTCCTCTCCAGCGACCCGGCCAAGGTCGACCTGGTGCTCTCGACGTTCACGATCAACGACGAGCGCCGCAAGCAGATCGACTTCTCGGTCGTCTACTACCTGGCCGGACAGTCCCTGCTCGTGAGCAAAGACTCCAAGATCAAGGACATCAAGGCGCTGGCCGACCAGAAGGGCAAGATCTGCACGGCCAAGGGGTCCACCTCCGAGACCAACCTGAAGGCTGCGGCCCCTGGGGCCGAGGTCGTGCTGCTCCGCGCCTACAGCGAGTGCGTGCAACAGCTGCGCAACAACCAGGTCGAAGCCGTCAGCACGGACGACGTGATCCTCCTGCAGTTCATCGCCAAGGAGCCGGATCGGTTCAAGCTCACGGGCGGCACCTTCTCCAGGGAGCCCTACGGCGTGGGCATCAAGAAGGGCCGCCCGGAGTTCCTGGAGTTCGTGAACACGGTGCTGCGCGACATCAAGGAGGACGGCACCTGGGAGGAGATCTACGACAGGTGGATCAAGAAGTTCTCCGGCAAGGCGGCCACCCCGCCGGACGACGACGCACGAGCCGCCGCCCCCTCCGCGGCTCCGGCGGCGACGTCGTCCGCAACGCCCACTCCAGTGGCCACGCCGCCGACGGAGACGGCGGCTCCCTCCACGCCGGCCCCCGCGCCGAGCTGA
- a CDS encoding sigma-70 family RNA polymerase sigma factor codes for MSEPADGVRDTPSFRAALAQTLEGVPRSKCAELSQVTDIAVAAGLDEQGVRTLFDELESRGIDLRDDCGHSTEAQGYTNGSLASYTTDTVRMFLNEIGRYDLLTADQEVELAKRVQKGDKAAKDHMVTSNLRLVVSIARRYQHSGMPLLDLIQEGILGLIRAVEKFDWQRGFRFSTYATWWIRQAIGRAIQNQARTIRISADLLEREQKIQMAERDLSRTLDRDPTEQEIAEAIGLTMQELARVRAAPRVVTSLDRPLRSDSETSLGDVLASEHRFEDEIELSLEHSSLHQAVASLPEREQAIIRMRYGMDGDGGPKTLDEIGRRMGVSRETVRKMESRALQRLACTREISALRRAG; via the coding sequence TTGAGCGAGCCCGCAGATGGCGTTCGCGACACGCCGTCGTTCCGGGCGGCCTTGGCCCAGACCCTGGAAGGGGTGCCCCGGTCGAAGTGCGCCGAGCTTTCGCAGGTTACGGACATCGCAGTCGCGGCGGGACTCGACGAGCAGGGCGTAAGGACGCTGTTCGACGAGCTAGAGTCGCGGGGGATCGACCTTCGCGACGACTGCGGCCACTCCACCGAGGCGCAGGGTTACACCAACGGGTCCCTCGCTTCGTACACAACCGACACCGTCCGAATGTTCCTCAACGAGATCGGCCGATACGACCTGCTGACCGCAGATCAGGAGGTCGAGCTGGCCAAGCGTGTCCAGAAGGGGGACAAGGCGGCGAAAGATCACATGGTCACGTCGAACCTGCGGCTGGTGGTCTCGATCGCCCGCCGCTACCAGCACAGCGGGATGCCTCTCCTGGACTTGATCCAGGAGGGCATCCTGGGGCTGATCCGCGCCGTCGAGAAGTTCGACTGGCAACGGGGGTTCAGGTTCTCGACGTACGCAACCTGGTGGATCCGGCAGGCAATCGGACGCGCGATCCAGAACCAGGCGCGCACGATCAGGATCTCGGCGGACCTGCTGGAGCGCGAGCAGAAGATCCAGATGGCAGAGCGCGACCTCTCGCGGACCCTTGACAGGGATCCGACCGAGCAGGAGATCGCGGAGGCCATCGGACTGACCATGCAGGAGCTTGCGAGGGTGCGGGCGGCGCCGCGCGTGGTGACCAGCCTCGACCGTCCTTTGAGGTCCGACTCCGAGACGTCGTTGGGTGACGTCCTGGCCTCAGAGCACCGCTTCGAGGACGAGATCGAGCTGTCGCTGGAGCACAGCAGCCTCCACCAGGCCGTCGCGAGCCTTCCGGAGCGCGAACAGGCGATCATCAGGATGCGCTACGGCATGGACGGCGACGGCGGCCCCAAGACTCTCGACGAGATCGGACGACGGATGGGGGTCAGCCGTGAGACGGTCAGAAAGATGGAGTCGCGGGCGCTGCAGCGACTGGCCTGCACACGGGAGATCTCGGCGCTGAGGCGCGCCGGCTGA
- a CDS encoding SRPBCC family protein: MAQNVTRIRAPVERVFQVLTDAAAYPDWVVGARSIRAVDGDWPRSGSAFHHTLGAGPLHVSDSTRIIEIDPPRRLVLSAKARPVGLVARVSLDLEQDGDETIVKMAEKGIGGLAGLLWNPLFDKLTQIRNARSLDRLKRLVEEGP, encoded by the coding sequence ATGGCGCAGAACGTCACCCGCATCCGCGCGCCCGTGGAGCGTGTTTTCCAGGTGCTGACCGATGCTGCCGCCTATCCGGACTGGGTCGTTGGGGCTCGCTCGATCCGGGCGGTGGACGGGGACTGGCCGCGATCGGGTTCGGCTTTCCACCACACTCTGGGTGCCGGCCCGCTCCACGTGAGCGACTCGACGCGGATAATCGAGATCGATCCGCCGAGGCGGCTGGTGCTGAGCGCAAAGGCGCGGCCGGTGGGGCTGGTCGCCCGGGTGAGCCTCGATCTCGAACAGGACGGGGATGAGACGATCGTGAAGATGGCCGAAAAGGGGATCGGCGGCCTGGCCGGCCTTCTGTGGAACCCGCTGTTCGACAAGCTGACCCAGATCCGCAACGCCAGGTCTCTCGACCGCCTGAAGCGGCTGGTGGAGGAGGGACCTTGA
- a CDS encoding FAD-dependent oxidoreductase translates to MGSLHERNRSLWVGTAPSSDYGAQAESLSVDIAVLGGGIAGLTTALMLKRQGATVAVIEAGRIASGATGYTTAKVTSLHGLIYSHIASDFGDDQARLYGEAQEAAIELIARLVEDLSIDCDFARRPAYTYTTSADRTGDIEAEVAAATAAGLPASFTTDTDLPFDVRAAVRFDNQAMFHPRKYCLGLAKAIPGDGSVVAEMTRALDVDESNGTCTVTTSAGTVLAEQVVFATHLPFADKGLFFAKTHPERSYALGVRCSPEPQGMYLGVGSSTRSVRSHSGPEGSFVLIGGEGHKVGQDPDTDARYSSLENWARENFEVESIDYRWSAQDYISADKVPYVGRQTPGATRMWVATGFGKWGMTNGTAAAVMLSDAIQGTDNPWLELFDATRVNLKASISDLVKENLNAAKRMVGDRLAELVAPSLDELKPGQAGVVRAPGGRAVAAVRGQDGSVKAVSPVCTHLGCIVGWNPAETTWDCPCHGSRFDSDGRVIQGPANRDLESVDLPGEPADPE, encoded by the coding sequence ATGGGATCACTCCACGAACGCAACCGGTCGCTGTGGGTAGGGACCGCGCCGTCCAGCGACTACGGCGCACAGGCCGAGTCCCTGTCGGTCGATATCGCCGTGCTGGGAGGCGGGATCGCGGGACTGACCACGGCGCTGATGCTCAAGCGACAGGGCGCGACCGTGGCCGTCATCGAGGCGGGCCGGATAGCGTCCGGCGCGACCGGATACACGACCGCGAAGGTGACGTCGCTGCATGGGCTGATCTACTCCCACATCGCGTCGGACTTCGGTGACGACCAGGCCAGGCTCTACGGCGAGGCGCAGGAGGCCGCGATCGAGCTGATCGCGCGGCTGGTCGAGGACCTGTCGATCGACTGTGACTTCGCCCGCCGCCCCGCGTACACATACACGACCTCAGCCGACCGCACCGGTGACATCGAGGCCGAGGTGGCCGCCGCGACGGCAGCCGGGCTCCCGGCGTCGTTCACCACCGACACCGACCTGCCATTCGACGTGCGCGCTGCCGTCCGCTTCGACAACCAGGCCATGTTCCATCCCCGCAAGTACTGCCTCGGGCTGGCAAAGGCTATCCCGGGCGACGGAAGCGTCGTGGCGGAGATGACCCGGGCGCTGGACGTGGACGAGTCCAACGGCACGTGCACCGTCACGACCAGTGCCGGCACGGTCCTCGCCGAGCAGGTCGTGTTCGCGACCCACCTGCCGTTTGCGGACAAGGGCCTGTTCTTTGCCAAGACCCACCCGGAACGGTCCTACGCGCTCGGCGTGCGGTGCAGCCCTGAGCCGCAGGGGATGTATCTGGGGGTCGGCTCCTCCACCCGATCGGTGCGCTCCCACAGCGGGCCGGAGGGCAGCTTCGTCCTGATAGGCGGCGAGGGCCACAAGGTGGGTCAGGACCCGGACACCGACGCAAGGTACTCGAGTCTCGAGAACTGGGCCAGGGAGAACTTCGAAGTCGAGTCGATCGACTACCGGTGGTCCGCCCAGGACTACATATCCGCGGACAAGGTCCCGTACGTGGGCCGCCAGACGCCGGGCGCCACCAGGATGTGGGTCGCCACGGGGTTCGGCAAGTGGGGGATGACCAACGGCACCGCCGCCGCCGTGATGCTGTCCGACGCGATCCAGGGCACCGACAACCCATGGCTGGAGTTGTTTGACGCCACCCGCGTGAACCTGAAGGCCTCGATCAGCGACTTGGTCAAGGAGAACCTCAACGCCGCCAAGAGAATGGTCGGCGACAGGCTCGCGGAGCTCGTGGCCCCCTCTCTTGACGAGCTGAAGCCCGGTCAGGCCGGGGTTGTGCGCGCGCCGGGGGGCAGAGCGGTGGCGGCCGTGCGGGGGCAGGACGGATCCGTCAAGGCCGTTTCGCCGGTGTGCACACACCTGGGCTGCATCGTGGGCTGGAACCCGGCGGAGACCACCTGGGACTGCCCCTGCCACGGATCCCGCTTCGACTCCGACGGGCGAGTCATCCAGGGTCCGGCAAACAGGGACCTGGAGTCTGTCGACCTGCCGGGTGAGCCGGCGGACCCGGAGTAG
- a CDS encoding amino acid ABC transporter permease → MTGTVAFLFAGFRNTLLLVVIAFGSSLVVGTFVAVCRVAPVPILPRVARAEVELFRNTPLLIQMFFLRLALPSAGIHMSAFAAAALALCLYTAAYVTEVVRSGISSVGKGQMEASRSLGLGFVKSMRLVALPQAFRTVVPPLGNLMIAMVKNSAIAAAIGFPELVYQAEVLNGRTARTFELFTLVALGFWTITLPLSFGVSRIERRMRILR, encoded by the coding sequence ATGACCGGCACCGTCGCGTTTCTGTTCGCGGGGTTTCGCAACACGCTGCTGCTGGTCGTCATCGCATTCGGGTCGAGCCTCGTGGTCGGAACCTTCGTGGCGGTGTGCCGGGTAGCTCCGGTCCCGATACTCCCCCGGGTGGCGCGGGCCGAGGTCGAGTTGTTTCGAAACACGCCGCTGCTGATCCAGATGTTCTTTTTGCGCCTCGCACTGCCTTCGGCAGGGATCCACATGTCGGCGTTCGCCGCGGCGGCGCTGGCGCTGTGCCTGTACACGGCGGCCTACGTGACGGAGGTGGTTAGGTCGGGCATCTCCTCCGTGGGAAAGGGGCAGATGGAGGCCTCCCGCTCCCTCGGACTCGGCTTCGTCAAGTCCATGCGGCTGGTGGCCCTGCCCCAGGCCTTCCGGACGGTGGTCCCGCCACTGGGCAACCTGATGATCGCGATGGTCAAGAACTCCGCCATAGCGGCGGCCATCGGGTTCCCGGAGCTCGTCTACCAGGCCGAGGTGCTGAACGGCCGGACCGCCCGCACGTTCGAGCTGTTCACCCTGGTGGCCCTCGGGTTCTGGACGATCACGCTCCCGCTTTCGTTCGGTGTGTCACGGATCGAACGGCGGATGAGGATCCTGCGGTGA
- the rnd gene encoding ribonuclease D, producing MTTESSPGAGTNSEATWKLVDSPKELSSLCESLRSAGCFALDMEFRRDKTYFARLDLVQVATPEFVAIIDPQKAGSLDPLWELIGDPAVEVVVHSGRQDLEILKEAGGPAPRNVFDTQVAASFLGFGDQVPYNRLLAAVLGRQILKLETTSDWSRRPLSEAQIEYAIDDVRDLPELRRQLGERLSEAGRAEWAAQEMTRLEQSAATSRDPATLWKLVAGSSRLRGRQMDVLRELAAWRESLARRRNLPRKWVVPDDVLVDIAKRMPRKLDDISSIQRLSSTVLEREGPAILECVTKASAAPAKEPSQPDRRDPAVSAAADMLELLLRIRGEESGVATPLLGTRSEVLDVVRWVRGESQKRPPLLDGWRGEIVGGDLVALASGIRSLRFEPGSGKVVLEPAAGQE from the coding sequence GTGACGACCGAGTCCTCACCGGGCGCCGGCACAAACTCCGAGGCAACCTGGAAGCTGGTCGACTCCCCGAAGGAGCTGTCCAGTTTGTGCGAGTCCCTTCGCTCGGCCGGCTGCTTTGCGCTCGACATGGAGTTCCGGCGCGACAAGACCTACTTCGCGCGCCTGGACCTGGTTCAGGTCGCGACGCCGGAGTTTGTCGCGATCATCGACCCCCAGAAGGCCGGGTCTCTTGACCCTCTCTGGGAGTTGATCGGCGACCCGGCGGTCGAGGTGGTCGTCCACTCGGGGCGTCAGGACCTGGAGATCCTGAAGGAGGCCGGCGGGCCGGCGCCGCGCAACGTCTTTGACACCCAGGTGGCGGCGTCGTTTCTGGGTTTCGGCGACCAGGTTCCGTACAACCGTCTGCTGGCTGCCGTCCTCGGCCGCCAGATCCTGAAGCTGGAAACGACCAGCGACTGGTCCCGCAGACCTCTTTCGGAGGCCCAGATCGAGTACGCGATCGATGACGTCCGTGACCTGCCGGAGCTGCGCAGGCAGCTGGGCGAGCGGCTTTCCGAGGCCGGCCGTGCTGAGTGGGCAGCGCAGGAGATGACCCGGTTGGAGCAGTCGGCGGCCACGTCCAGGGACCCGGCCACCCTGTGGAAGCTGGTGGCGGGTTCATCGAGGCTGCGGGGCAGGCAGATGGACGTCCTTCGCGAGCTCGCGGCTTGGCGGGAGTCGCTGGCGCGGCGGCGCAACCTTCCGCGCAAGTGGGTGGTCCCCGACGACGTCCTCGTGGACATCGCCAAGCGGATGCCCCGCAAGCTCGACGACATCAGCTCCATCCAGCGGCTGTCGTCCACGGTCCTCGAGCGCGAGGGTCCCGCGATCCTCGAGTGCGTGACGAAGGCTTCGGCCGCACCGGCCAAGGAGCCGTCCCAGCCGGATCGCAGAGACCCGGCCGTGTCCGCTGCCGCCGACATGCTCGAGCTTTTGCTTCGGATCCGCGGGGAGGAGTCCGGCGTCGCGACCCCGCTCCTCGGCACCCGGTCGGAGGTTCTTGACGTCGTGCGGTGGGTGCGGGGGGAGAGCCAGAAACGCCCTCCGCTGCTGGACGGCTGGCGCGGAGAGATCGTGGGCGGGGATCTGGTGGCGCTGGCGTCGGGGATCAGGAGCCTGAGGTTCGAGCCCGGGTCGGGAAAGGTCGTCCTGGAGCCGGCCGCCGGCCAGGAGTGA
- a CDS encoding Vms1/Ankzf1 family peptidyl-tRNA hydrolase, with product MAAQNAGTRYSRRIRELARTKVDNARVISLYLNLDHTEFPTRKEWTSEMESLIDRAMREAQEGGLAQEVVEALKQDADRVRSWVTQEFDPKGVGSLAIFACSPSGLWETIELPGSVRSSVSVGESPVVEPLVEALPDDSWCVFLVNRRSARVLRGNRERLVERIKFQDDVHGQHDQGGWSQARFQRSVEEEVKDHVKKACETVFESFQRSGFDRLLVGAAEELWPEVQEKLHDYVKQRLVGRFDVEVEHSSPEDVLQRALPAIEQDERQREGALLELLSQELATGGRAASGLEKVLEALNERRVDTLLLQPGYQAPGVSCPNCGWAGVKGNECPLDRTALQEEQDIVESAVELTIVQSGEVKVLQHQALDDRGPVAALLRY from the coding sequence ATGGCAGCCCAGAACGCAGGGACCCGCTATTCCCGGAGGATCCGCGAGCTCGCGCGAACCAAGGTCGACAACGCGCGGGTGATCAGCCTGTACCTCAACCTCGATCACACCGAGTTCCCCACCCGCAAGGAGTGGACCAGCGAGATGGAGTCGCTGATCGACCGGGCGATGCGCGAAGCGCAGGAGGGCGGGCTGGCCCAGGAGGTCGTCGAAGCCCTGAAGCAGGACGCGGACCGGGTCCGGTCGTGGGTCACGCAGGAGTTCGATCCCAAGGGTGTCGGCTCCCTCGCGATCTTCGCCTGCTCGCCCTCCGGCCTGTGGGAGACGATCGAGCTGCCCGGGTCCGTCCGGTCCAGCGTGTCGGTGGGGGAGTCCCCCGTGGTCGAGCCGCTCGTGGAGGCGCTTCCGGACGACAGCTGGTGCGTTTTCCTCGTCAACCGGCGTTCGGCGCGGGTGCTGCGGGGCAACCGCGAGCGCCTCGTGGAGCGCATCAAGTTCCAGGACGACGTCCACGGTCAGCACGACCAGGGGGGATGGTCCCAGGCGCGCTTTCAGCGCAGCGTCGAAGAAGAGGTCAAGGACCACGTCAAAAAGGCATGCGAGACGGTCTTCGAGTCCTTCCAGCGGTCGGGGTTCGACCGGCTGCTTGTGGGGGCCGCGGAGGAGCTGTGGCCGGAGGTACAGGAGAAGCTGCACGACTACGTCAAGCAGCGCCTCGTCGGACGGTTCGACGTGGAGGTCGAACACTCGTCGCCCGAGGATGTTCTGCAGCGAGCCCTGCCTGCCATCGAGCAGGACGAGCGGCAACGTGAGGGGGCACTTCTCGAACTGCTGTCCCAGGAGTTGGCGACCGGGGGCCGCGCGGCTTCCGGACTCGAGAAGGTCCTGGAGGCGCTGAACGAACGCCGGGTCGACACGCTGCTGCTCCAGCCGGGCTACCAGGCCCCCGGGGTGTCGTGCCCGAACTGCGGCTGGGCCGGGGTGAAGGGCAACGAGTGCCCCCTGGACCGCACCGCGCTGCAGGAGGAGCAGGACATAGTCGAAAGCGCCGTGGAACTGACCATCGTCCAGTCCGGAGAGGTGAAGGTCCTCCAGCACCAGGCCCTCGACGACCGGGGGCCGGTGGCGGCCCTGCTCAGGTACTAG